The sequence GAAATTTTATTATACAAAATACTCTTCAGATTCCCTGTATGTTTTTCCGTTTCTAGTCATTATTGTAAAGAGCGTTACTCATGATCAACCTTCCAAACAGTTGTCAATGACTGAGGGTGGTTACATATAGTTTAATAATGTAGGAAGAGTAGTGTACATATTAGCATAGATACtgaacagaaattatttttatgccTATGAATTGTCTATTAAGGGTTAATTTTTGGTTGTACTTATTGTGTAATTTATTAAAGATATTTCTGTACATTAATATATAACTTGAATTTTTAGGTAACTATGCAAAATAACGGGGTTCATTATGGAAGTTTATGCACATATGTCCTTCCTTTGGCTCATTTATTACACTCGTGTACTATACATCCTCACCCATTTTTCAAATTTTGTCATTCATATTGTGACTTTCCTCTGTATGTCTTTGCCCTCTGTTAAGTCACTGTATATTCTTTCTAGTTAgaaaattttttcaaaaaaaatttttttttagttaacacTTTTTtcatcccaccccaccaccacctcccatctaccccgcctcccctccattccttctCAGGCTCCATTTAGAAGGGCACAGgagcttgaacaaagcatggcacatcaagttgaggcaggatcgagctcctcctcctcctgatggagaaggaaaatgtggtacatttacacaatggaatgttactcagctgtaaaaagcaATGgcctcatgaaattttcaggcaaatcaatagcaccagaaaaaaaattattctgagtgGGGTAACTTAggcccagaaaaaaacaaagcaaagccatggtatgtgctcactcataagtggatatcagGAGTACAGTAGAGGATCACCAACtccaatccatagacccagaaaggctagataacaaggagggcccaaaggattcatggatttccctgggaagagatctcctgggtaaacctGGGCAAGGGTGAGGAGAATAGGGGAATGGGAACTTGAAGGAGCAGGTTGGGCAGGCTGAGTGTTGGGGCCAGGTTGGAGGCTGAACAGGGGCCAGGgagtaatgaaagagacatctgGATGCGCATGgcgggggcagggagggggcttTGGAGTTAGAAAAGTTTTGATATCTATAAACTGTAAAAATAATGTGCTAGGCAAGGTGTGCCCACTGTGAAATAGTGGCACAGTTGTTAATCAGTGTCttcaactgctttctgattagaGTTGAGGCCCACTCTACAAGACTGATTCTGTAaacctagttaaaaaaaataaataacatagcTAAGGAGGGCTCAGGCTCTCAGATTAACCTAATGTTGTTATTCAACTAAGTTATCATTGTGCAAGCAGTTTTCTATATTTATATCCATAGACAAATGTGACTTCCAGATCAGaaaatcttttttcccccaaaaaacgacagggattacagacacacataaCGACTATGGTAGAGAATACTACGTAATAGTTGATTGCTCAGCTCAAACCAGCACATTTATATATCCCTCCCACAGGCTCAGGGATCACTTCAGAAGTagtaggaaaaaagaaagagctcaAAGATGAGGAGACAGGCTGGATAACGCTGTCTTTTGGGCATGGTATACATCTCTTGGTACTTGCAAAGGCTGAACAAAACTCTGCCCATCAATGGTCAATCATGGATCAGGGAAAATCTCATTCAGCTCTACTACTTACTCATGAAAATCCAGAAATAAAGTACAAAGCAGGGGATATCTTTGATATGAAATTCCAAAAGAAGTAACACTCTCAATAGTGGTTGAAAAATCACCTGTAGACATTTGATTTAATTTCAAATGGATGTAGGAGGTATTAGGGGGATGTTTGTAGGGAAGGAGGATGGGATTTAAGGGAGCAGAGGAAAAAAAGGTAATGGAGAACATGAGCCTTGATGTATAGATTATAACTGACATACTTGGAAATTATATTGCCCCTTTTTTCCATTCATGTCCCAGTAGCATACTATTTATGCCTAAATCTTAACTCATTGTTTTGAGAAGAATATAATCTGTGAAGTACCTGTTTAAAAGCATCCTTCACCTGTTGGTTTCTTAGAGTGTAAATGAAAGGATTTAGCAAAGGGGCCACAGAAGTATTAAGCACAGCTACACCTTTATTTAAAGAGACCCTTTCCTTTGCCGATGTTTTCATGTACATGAAGATACAACTCCCATAAGTAATGGAGACAACAACCATGTGTGAGGAGCAGGTGGAAAAGGCCTTTCTCCGTTGTTGAGCTGAAGGGAACTTGAGGATGGTTTTGATGATGAGTGTGTAGGAGAGGATCACTAAGATCAAGGTGATGACCAGTGTCATCACGGCCAAGGCAAAAGCCATCAACTCTATGAAACGTGTGTCTGTGCAAGACAGCTGGAGGACAGGAGAAGTGTCACATAGAAAGTGGTCTATTGTTTTGGAAGCACAAAAATCCAGTTTGAGTCCCAAGAGCAAAGGGGGGAAGATGACTAAGAACCCAGTCACCCAGGAGCTGATGACCAGCAGATGACACACTTTGCTGTTCATGATGATGGGGTAGTGCAGTGGTCTGCAGATAGcaacatagcggtcataggacaTGGCAGCCAGGAGGTAGAACTCTGTGAttagtaacagaaagaaaaagaataattgaGCTGCACAAGCATTGTAGGTAATGGTTCTGTCTCCAGTGAGAATGCTCATCAAGAACCGTGGAATACAGGCAGATGTGAATGCAATTTCTAGAAAGGAGAAATTCCGGAGGAAGAAATACATTGGAGTCTTGAGGTGGGGATCCAGCAGGGTGAGGAGGATGATCACTAAGTTCCCCATCAGGCTCAAGatgtaattaataaataagaacaGGAAAATCAGAATTTGTAGCTGAGGGTCATCCGTCAGTCCAAGCAAAATGAACACAATCTCCACAGATTggttcttcatttcctttttgcCCTAACAAgtctacagaaaacaaaacaaaattaaatttaaaaataaataaaaaataaaaaaggaaaaacacccaAAACAACTAATATCACACATCatacataagaaaaatatttgttccTTTGTAATCATATCAATGTTCATTTTTAGTATAACCcatgcaaaaatattttaatgtgtttagaGTTCATCTCATGAACATATATTATACCTTATATGTGTCTTAGTTAAGCTTTCTACTgttataaaacatcatgaccaaaagtaaaATGGGGAGGAAATGCTTTAAAGGGTTTACTTCACCTTATAGTTATAATTCTACCGGTGGGGGACTCCAGGGCAAGAACTAAGGGAGGAAACCTGGAGGCAGTAAATTATGCAGAGGCTATAGATAAATGCTATTTACTGATTGATGTGCTGTTCATGGCTTTCTCAGATTGCTCCCAGGACCACCTTTCCACATCAACCATCCATCAAGACAATGCAACATAGACTTGTCCAAAGGTCTGTCTGGTGTGgccattttttcaattgaggttttctcttcccaagTGTCTATAGCTTGTGTCAATATGGCACAATATGGCTTATAAGATTCAGAATCGTATTTAACTCTAAGTTGAGTGAGTCTTTAGCTCATTTATAGGAGGCATGTCAGTTATGTGTTCATCTGTTCCTGTCTTTCTAGTAATTTATTTAAAGTAACTGTTCAAGTGTGTGGTATTTGAAAATTTCTCAGTTAAAAATCTTGAGTAAATTGCCACTTGAGTGATACAATGGTTATAATAAATGATGGTGTTCCCAGTAGCTATAGTAATTCCCAATTTAGGGGTCTATATCTAGGgcatttctaagaaagaaaatccctaaagaaggaaatatgtGAGACTGTAGTAGGAGATTCTAGTAGGGTAAGTGTGGTGATAAtcaaagttcagttcctagaaacGAACTGGGGAACGTAAAATCACACAAATTTCTAACTGAGTAATCATGTGAGCCTGCTACCATAAACTCTGTCTTTCTCGTAAGTTTTCTCATTACCATTGTCTATCTTATGATAGTTTTTAATGGAGAGAAATATCTGTATGGAAAGTAATAACTAGTGTTTAACCTATGAATATAAAGccaatgttttaaataaaaatacaaggctcacttttcattttcaaacaactgtgtaagaaaaatacattaaaattataaaatacttaaatTCAATATTAAAACTTTTATAGTCTGTCAATTTTATAGTCATGTAAGCATAggaaattttgaaatatatggaatatttattttgaataattagAATACACTTAAAGCTTAGAAAATACACATGTTCTATATAATGTGATTGAATACCAGATAATTTCCTGATTAGTTTTAGGAATTGTGTAGTAGAATCAAGTGACATGAACAACAATC comes from Onychomys torridus chromosome 20, mOncTor1.1, whole genome shotgun sequence and encodes:
- the LOC118571067 gene encoding olfactory receptor 6C6-like — its product is MKNQSVEIVFILLGLTDDPQLQILIFLFLFINYILSLMGNLVIILLTLLDPHLKTPMYFFLRNFSFLEIAFTSACIPRFLMSILTGDRTITYNACAAQLFFFFLLLITEFYLLAAMSYDRYVAICRPLHYPIIMNSKVCHLLVISSWVTGFLVIFPPLLLGLKLDFCASKTIDHFLCDTSPVLQLSCTDTRFIELMAFALAVMTLVITLILVILSYTLIIKTILKFPSAQQRRKAFSTCSSHMVVVSITYGSCIFMYMKTSAKERVSLNKGVAVLNTSVAPLLNPFIYTLRNQQVKDAFKQVLHRLYSSQNNELRFRHK